The Pocillopora verrucosa isolate sample1 chromosome 2, ASM3666991v2, whole genome shotgun sequence genome has a segment encoding these proteins:
- the LOC131790728 gene encoding CD63 antigen-like encodes MRSRVTGSMRWVKYFMFFFNVLFWISGVGLVVLGCLGELLYGDYKNITQTGFTSASFILIGVGSVIGLLGFAGCYGAIRENYFMLKCFSYLLVLLLIAEIALGLWLYFAHFNLHKFLQDFLSNILSKYEDDKDIRELINRIQREHECCGSKSYKDWYHSDWNAQRQNKSVYYWVNNVPQSCCLSNTTHLESCGNDLDTASKPAEKFVHTEGCLRLKALFSKHLTFMISLGAGVMTIHVLAILFTCCLRRAIKHSNLLHQGDGILLIST; translated from the coding sequence ATGAGGAGCAGAGTAACAGGTTCGATGCGCTGGGTCAAatattttatgttctttttcAACGTCTTGTTCTGGATAAGCGGTGTTGGCCTTGTGGTGTTAGGCTGTCTTGGGGAGCTTCTATATGGCGATTACAAAAACATTACACAAACTGGTTTCACCTCAGCCTCTTTTATCCTTATAGGAGTAGGATCTGTAATTGGTCTGCTCGGCTTTGCTGGTTGTTATGGTGCAATCAGAGAAAATTACTTCATGCTTAAGTGTTTCTCGTACTTGTTGGTCTTGCTGCTGATCGCAGAAATCGCGCTGGGCCTGTGGTTGTACTTTGCACATTTCAATCTACACAAATTTCTTCAGGATTTTCTCAGCAACATCCTCAGCAAGTACGAAGATGACAAGGATATACGAGAACTAATCAACCGAATCCAGCGAGAACACGAGTGCTGTGGGTCAAAAAGCTACAAAGACTGGTACCATTCAGATTGGAACGCTCAACGCCAAAACAAGAGCGTGTACTATTGGGTGAATAATGTACCGCAGTCGTGTTGTTTATCAAACACAACACATTTAGAGAGTTGTGGAAACGATTTAGACACTGCCAGTAAACCAGCTGAGAAGTTTGTCCATACCGAAGGCTGTCTGCGATTAAAGGCGTTATTCTCGAAACACTTGACCTTTATGATTTCTCTTGGCGCAGGGGTCATGACAATACACGTCCTGGCAATTCTGTTTACGTGTTGCCTCAGGCGTGCAATCAAACATTCGAATCTGCTACACCAGGGCGATGGAATCCTACTCATTTCGACGTAA
- the LOC131790521 gene encoding cell cycle checkpoint control protein RAD9B, translating into MCLKMRCVIPGRSVKLFAKAIHCLSKIGNELYLEALSEGLALRTVSSSRSAYACFLFNESFFISYDDGSDESAGDSEEEDSLRCKIAMKSCLSAFKSMNTIEKTVDQCKIDLNVREARLVFLFYCRHGITKTYNLTFLECETLQAVFAKDLCPNFMTTQAKILNDAVVNFPNNQEEITLVVSPETLKVKNYVDDEPEPNRVIHTEMMLAPEEFDNYQIGVDTEVTFCLKELRAILTFAEFSSQPINMHFETSGRPIVFSMDGDSTYEADFVLATLIDHQSSTQSSQASVTAAPTTSAKKVLKDRNVKCSAKTDPTTNPDQVKQKVGASSHIKTAQNSQTNNHYNDVEQNDSLFNEGNNDGDMDMTEVDKVLLKEKTSGPSQNSEGKTNNKKSQSNSGNTAEETSQRGKDANKSVLDEFFSDSFPYQDVFTARKKDLSVIPEASQESANTSVRGSAQPIQTPPSTVTDVSFMKNLDMPSLGDSCISLDENSLNQTGPKKTKRRPVEPDNSSMDVDADEDYDFVPGTPPHKKFKSMFFAASKQQGVSQDEVLAADSDED; encoded by the exons ATGTGTTTGAAGATGCGTTGTGTTATTCCAGGCAGATCAGTGAAAT TGTTTGCGAAGGCAATCCATTGTTTATCCAAGATTGGTAATGAGCTGTATCTGGAGGCTCTGTCAGAAGGg CTTGCGCTAAGGACAGTCAGCTCATCTCGCTCAGCATATGCTTGCTTTCTCTTCAATGAGAGCTTTTTTATTAGTTATGATGATGGATCAGATGAATCCGCAGGGGATTCAGAGGAAGAGGATTCATTAAGATGCAAGATTGCCATGAAG TCATGCCTGTCAGCTTTTAAATCCATGAACACAATTGAGAAAACAGTGGATCAGTGCAAAATAGATCTGAATGTCAGGGAGGCTAGGCTGGTTTTTCTGTTCTATTGCAGACATG GCATTACAAAGACTTACAACTTGACATTTCTAGAGTGCGAAACCTTGCAAGCTGTGTTTGCAAAAGACTTGTGTCCAAATTTTATGACAACTCAAGCCAA AATTCTCAATGATGCAGTGGTTAACTTTCCAAACAACCAAGAAGAAATAACTCTTGTTGTCAGTCCTGAGACCTTAAAAGTCAAGAACTATGTGGATGATGAGCCtg AACCAAATCGAGTCATTCACACAGAAATGATGCTAGCTCCAGAAGAGTTTGATAACTATCAAATTGGAGTTGATACAGAGGTTACATTTTGTCTCAAGGAGCTAAGG GCTATTTTAACATTTGCTGAGTTCTCAAGTCAACCAATAAATATGCATTTTGAAACCAGTGGAAG ACCCATAGTGTTCAGTATGGATGGAGACTCAACTTATGAAGCTGACTTTGTGCTGGCAACTTTAATTGATCACCAGTCTTCCACCCAGTCATCTCAAGCATCTGTCACAGCAGCACCCACCACATCTGCTAAAAAAGTTCTAAAAGATAGGAATGTCAAATG CTCTGCAAAGACAGATCCAACAACAAACCCTGACCAAGTTAAACAGAAAGTGGGTGCCAGTTCACATATCAAGACTGCACAGAACTCCCAGACTAACAATCACTACAATGACGTCGAACAAAATGACTCCTTGTTTAATGAAGGAAATAATGATGGTGATATGGACATGACAGAGGTTGATAAAGTCTTGCTCAAAGAGAAAACTTCAGGGCCATCTCAAAATAGTGAAGGGAAAACTAATAATAAGAAAAGTCAGAGCAATTCTGGGAATACTGCAGAGGAGACAAGCCAAAG AGGTAAAGATGCCAATAAATCAGTTCTGGATGAATTCTTTAGTGACTCATTTCCttatcaag atGTGTTTACAGCGAGGAAGAAAGATCTTTCAGTCATCCCTGAGGCCAGTCAGGAAAGTGCAAACACTTCTGT GCGTGGCAGTGCCCAACCCATACAAACACCGCCTAGTACGGTCACAG ATGTATCATTTATGAAGAATTTGGACATG CCTTCCCTGGGTGACAGTTGCATCAGCCTTGACGAGAACTCGTTAAATCAAACTGGaccaaagaagacaaagagacgTCCAGTGGAACCTGATAACAGCTCGATGGATGTAGATGCTGATGAAGATTATGATTTTGTTCCGGGGACCCCACCCCACAAAAAG tttaaatCCATGTTTTTCGCCGCTTCTAAACAGCAA GGTGTGTCACAAGATGAAGTACTTGCAGCAGATAGTGATGAAGACTAA
- the LOC131790520 gene encoding uncharacterized protein, translated as MASTKTNLPAWLLLSKDDITRSIEWKDLTSELFDAVQHQLTENHVSYFSDLTDSEKVMFLDRAGKLVRDSSSYQKLMATVSETLDRNLNEEVTQTIIDASNTRTKAELLLQESSKASISLLQRWPDLKTKLFACLNRPLPTELRRAVWNWFLANPIVRKEYLEKVSRNKQDTVSRHDAAIGQKCKAFLSSESSHFRLESYPALLNIMKTSISYRDVKVSSTSTIVDTDFLLAIPFVKVMVADTHVQLINAEEIASFVEVYFTFLDSRPSLMKDSKSKEFLLAQKQFGSKMADYLNSKDQQLALTLQRIFSHDQTTQLAESLAAIMRSYARCMFVGFLSLDVVCYIWDQYILSMKLPSFNCIATFSAVMLLLLRDEILVCRNTKEIEEVLLAGSKKLTIRDFQRVIDHHFMADWQRLVTEEVHGSDLPLVDPVATVGRSAHPWSGWFRGQPPTRQRVEDRRQTREEREQERRRQLMEHRREEARKKQEQEEEMRRREQEMRQEFQAQKKREKEGIVVLEKELKRERKERSSVEKKKDEEIARLQVELARLKRVTPVTSPAIRSSGAPSVKEPTPVNPSPRLSRASRQQVEDMVRSLLGATLHSLDLVAHGSEEQRTNLDIITKDALQTNSDQYKEAERELFGRELNTDDWDRMDEEERSENTRKLMTRLKEMRDESRLNAT; from the exons ATGGCGTCCACAAAAACAAATCTACCTGCATGGTTACTGCTCTCTAAAGACGATATCACAAGATCTATTGAGTGGAAGGATTTAACATCAGAGCTTTTCGATGCAGTGCAACACCAGCTTACAGAAAACCACGTGTCTTACTTTTCCGATCTCACAGATTCAGAGAAAGTCATGTTTCTTGATCGTGCTGGTAAGCTTGTTCGTGACAGCTCTTCGTATCAAAAGCTGATGGCAACAGTTTCGGAAACTCTTGATCGAAATCTAAATGAAGAAGTTACCCAAACGATCATCGATGCATCGAATACACGTACAAAGGCAGAACTTCTTCTTCAAGAATCCTCGAAAGCGTCCATTAGTTTGTTGCAAAGGTGGCCGGATCttaaaaccaaattgtttgcttgtttgaatCGTCCTTTACCGACAGAGTTGCGAAGGGCAGTATGGAATTGGTTTCTAGCGAATCCGATCGTTCGAAAAGAATATTTAGAAAAGGTTTCGAGAAACAAACAAGACACTGTTTCACGACACGATGCAGCCATTGGACAAAAGTGCAAAGCTTTCTTGTCCTCAGAATCAAGTCATTTTAGGCTTGAATCTTATCCAGCTTTGTTGAATATCATGAAAACTTCAATATCCTACCGGGACGTGAAAGTCAGTAGCACATCAACGATAGTTGACACAGACTTCTTGTTGGCCATACCTTTTGTGAAAGTAATGGTTGCAGACACTCATGTTCAACTGATAAATGCTGAGGAAATTGCAAGCTTTGTTGAAGTTTACTTTACCTTCTTGGATTCAAGACCATCTTTAATGAAGGACTCCAAATCTAAG GAATTCCTGTTAGCACAAAAACAGTTTGGTAGTAAAATGGCTGACTACTTGAATTCCAAAGATCAGCAGCTTGCATTAACTCTGCAGAGAATATTTTCACATG ACCAGACAACTCAGTTGGCAGAAAGTCTGGCAGCAATCATGAGGTCATATGCAAGGTGCATGTTTGTTG GGTTTCTTTCCCTTGATGTGGTTTGCTACATTTGGGACCAGTACATTCTGAGTATGAAACTTCCTTCCTTCAACTGTATTGCGACATTCTCTGCTGtcatgctgctgttgttgaGAGATGAAATCTTAGTGTGCAGAAAT ACCAAAGAGATTGAGGAAGTTTTGCTTGCTGGGAGCAAAAAACTCACCATAAGAGACTTTCAAAGAGTG ATTGATCATCATTTCATGGCTGATTGGCAGAGGTTGGTTACAGAAGAGGTTCATGGTTCTGATTTACCACTTGTGGATCCAGTAGCAA CAGTTGGTAGGTCTGCGCACCCCTGGTCTGGGTGGTTCCGGGGGCAGCCTCCCACTCGTCAGCGAGTCGAAGACCGGCGGCAGACTCGCGAGGAAAGAGAACAGGAACGACGGAGACAACTCATGGAACATCGACGAGAAGAAGCCAGGAAGAAGCAAGAACAAGAGGAGGAGATGCGACGTCGTGAACAGGAGATGAGGCAAGAGTTTCAAGCACAGAAAAAACGTGAAAAGGAAGGAATCGTAGTGCTCGAGAAAGAGCTCAAACGTGAAAGAAAAGAGCGATCATCTGTGGAAAAGAAGAAGGATGAAGAGATTGCACGGTTGCAAGTCGAACTTGCGAGACTAAAACGAGTTACTCCAGTCACCAGCCCTGCTATACGCTCCTCTGGTGCACCTTCAGTGAAGGAGCCAACTCCAGTAAACCCCAGTCCTCGTCTTTCGAGAGCATCGCGTCAACAGGTCGAGGACATGGTTCGGTCGTTACTAGGAGCGACGCTTCACAGCCTAGATTTAG TGGCCCACGGTTCAGAGGAACAGCGGACAAATCTTGATATAATCACGAAAGACGCTTTGCAGACAAACAGTGACCAGTACAAAGAAGCAGAAAGAGAGTTGTTCGGCAGGGAACTTAACACCGACGATTGGGACAGAATGGACGAGGAAGAACGCTCGGAGAACACTAGGAAGCTTATGACAAGGTTGAAAGAGATGAGAGACGAAAGCCGGCTTAACGCGACATGA
- the LOC131790522 gene encoding T-box transcription factor TBX10-like isoform X2: MNVGTGKRAPARRVNQHMMPEDSDEESDAGHSPVSNSPPPQSSCSQAVASRPLCSGLINARVDLEMKSLWEEFHGLGTEMIVTKAGRRMFPTFQVRLQGLDPSAKYILMMDFIPVDDKRYRYAFHSSKWLVAGKADASVPGRVHIHPDSPCTGQQWMKQIVSFDKLKLTNNLMDDNGHIILNSMHKYQPRFHVILDESEKGNSRASLHETNKDHLRTFIFPETQFMAVTAYQNHMITQLKIASNPFAKGFRDCDPDDCVMEVMKQLDQGEISATARARLHGDMVSQRNEPQVPRPQAPRPVPPVSAVNPAFTYPGPYENRGTPLTHIPRNLPNSSPPGGYLPMMPQMMGHVGPNPMSPTSPTSPGYGQRTYQSLRMHRTMPYPTRQSRSSSSDESCP, translated from the exons ATGAACGTAGGAACGGGTAAGAGAGCACCAGCCAGAAGAGTCAACCAACATATGATGCCAGAGGACTCTGACGAAGAAAGCGATGCGGGACACTCCCCAGTATCAAACTCCCCGCCACCTCAATCTTCCTGCTCTCAAGCTGTGGCATCTAGGCCATTATGCAGCGGACTGATCAACGCTCGAGTAGACTTGGAAATGAAGAGTTTATGGGAAGAATTTCACGGGCTCGGCACAGAGATGATAGTGACGAAGGCGGGAAG ACGCATGTTTCCAACATTTCAAGTGCGCCTTCAAGGTCTGGACCCGTCGGCTAAGTACATCCTAATGATGGACTTCATACCAGTCGACGATAAACGTTATCGGTACGCTTTTCACAGTTCCAAGTGGCTGGTGGCAGGCAAAGCAGACGCCAGTGTACCCGGGAGAGTACACATTCACCCTGACTCACCCTGCACTGGACAGCAATGGATGAAACAGATCGTGTCTTTTGACAAACTTAAACTCACCAACAACCTTATGGATGACAACGGGCAT ATCATCCTTAACTCAATGCACAAGTACCAGCCAAGATTTCACGTGATTCTTGACGAATCGGAGAAAGGAAATTCCAGGGCGAGTCTCCATGAAACCAACAAGGATCATCTACGAACGTTCATCTTCCCTGAGACACAGTTCATGGCCGTCACAGCTTATCAGAATCACATG ATAACACAGCTGAAGATCGCCAGCAATCCATTTGCCAAAGGGTTCCGAGATTGTGACCCGGATGACTG TGTTATGGAAGTCATGAAACAACTTGACCAGGGAGAAATCTCTGCGACCGCTCGTGCCAGGTTACATGGGGACATGGTATCTCAAAGAAATGAACCTCAAGTACCTCGGCCTCAGGCTCCCCGGCCAGTGCCTCCTGTCAGCGCTGTAAATCCAGCCTTCACCTATCCAG GTCCGTATGAAAATAGAGGAACTCCGCTGACGCACATACCCAGAAATCTCCCGAACTCTTCGCCTCCCGGAGGATATCTACCTATGATGCCTCAAATGATGGGCCACGTGGGCCCTAACCCGATGTCGCCGACTTCTCCGACGAGCCCTGGATATGGCCAGCGCACATATCAATCATTACGCATGCACAGGACAATGCCATATCCCACAAGGCAAAGCAGGTCTTCTTCAAGCGATGAAAGTTGCCCATAG
- the LOC131790522 gene encoding T-box transcription factor TBX10-like isoform X1 has protein sequence MDSSGFLSPKANAFSIAHLIDRAQLADLAFLRGQNPNYNWNSQVLLKDMEERLMNVGTGKRAPARRVNQHMMPEDSDEESDAGHSPVSNSPPPQSSCSQAVASRPLCSGLINARVDLEMKSLWEEFHGLGTEMIVTKAGRRMFPTFQVRLQGLDPSAKYILMMDFIPVDDKRYRYAFHSSKWLVAGKADASVPGRVHIHPDSPCTGQQWMKQIVSFDKLKLTNNLMDDNGHIILNSMHKYQPRFHVILDESEKGNSRASLHETNKDHLRTFIFPETQFMAVTAYQNHMITQLKIASNPFAKGFRDCDPDDCVMEVMKQLDQGEISATARARLHGDMVSQRNEPQVPRPQAPRPVPPVSAVNPAFTYPGPYENRGTPLTHIPRNLPNSSPPGGYLPMMPQMMGHVGPNPMSPTSPTSPGYGQRTYQSLRMHRTMPYPTRQSRSSSSDESCP, from the exons ATGGACAGTTCGGGATTTCTGTCTCCTAAGGCGAACGCTTTCTCCATTGCACACCTGATCGACCGAGCACAGCTCGCAGACCTTGCGTTTTTGCGCGGCCAGAATCCTAACTACAACTGGAACTCGCAAGTTCTACTGAAAGATATGGAAG AGCGCCTGATGAACGTAGGAACGGGTAAGAGAGCACCAGCCAGAAGAGTCAACCAACATATGATGCCAGAGGACTCTGACGAAGAAAGCGATGCGGGACACTCCCCAGTATCAAACTCCCCGCCACCTCAATCTTCCTGCTCTCAAGCTGTGGCATCTAGGCCATTATGCAGCGGACTGATCAACGCTCGAGTAGACTTGGAAATGAAGAGTTTATGGGAAGAATTTCACGGGCTCGGCACAGAGATGATAGTGACGAAGGCGGGAAG ACGCATGTTTCCAACATTTCAAGTGCGCCTTCAAGGTCTGGACCCGTCGGCTAAGTACATCCTAATGATGGACTTCATACCAGTCGACGATAAACGTTATCGGTACGCTTTTCACAGTTCCAAGTGGCTGGTGGCAGGCAAAGCAGACGCCAGTGTACCCGGGAGAGTACACATTCACCCTGACTCACCCTGCACTGGACAGCAATGGATGAAACAGATCGTGTCTTTTGACAAACTTAAACTCACCAACAACCTTATGGATGACAACGGGCAT ATCATCCTTAACTCAATGCACAAGTACCAGCCAAGATTTCACGTGATTCTTGACGAATCGGAGAAAGGAAATTCCAGGGCGAGTCTCCATGAAACCAACAAGGATCATCTACGAACGTTCATCTTCCCTGAGACACAGTTCATGGCCGTCACAGCTTATCAGAATCACATG ATAACACAGCTGAAGATCGCCAGCAATCCATTTGCCAAAGGGTTCCGAGATTGTGACCCGGATGACTG TGTTATGGAAGTCATGAAACAACTTGACCAGGGAGAAATCTCTGCGACCGCTCGTGCCAGGTTACATGGGGACATGGTATCTCAAAGAAATGAACCTCAAGTACCTCGGCCTCAGGCTCCCCGGCCAGTGCCTCCTGTCAGCGCTGTAAATCCAGCCTTCACCTATCCAG GTCCGTATGAAAATAGAGGAACTCCGCTGACGCACATACCCAGAAATCTCCCGAACTCTTCGCCTCCCGGAGGATATCTACCTATGATGCCTCAAATGATGGGCCACGTGGGCCCTAACCCGATGTCGCCGACTTCTCCGACGAGCCCTGGATATGGCCAGCGCACATATCAATCATTACGCATGCACAGGACAATGCCATATCCCACAAGGCAAAGCAGGTCTTCTTCAAGCGATGAAAGTTGCCCATAG